In the genome of Triticum urartu cultivar G1812 chromosome 5, Tu2.1, whole genome shotgun sequence, one region contains:
- the LOC125506365 gene encoding uncharacterized protein LOC125506365: protein MATEEYDSSYDVDIDELAISMRTDLNRCMSLVEDRGKGNRCCPICKIVHRIRQTDSSAFEPSILSIGPYHHSELPLQAMEAEKWICLDYILKLNCEVSLRGCLSLISGLEKEARGYYTEEINMDSGEFLQMLLLDSCFILVYLGSIYAQGATVDDAQMTENMIYEGKREAKDLSHMDSAPCQSLSGHSAVDIELNQMDTHTDSRNQGDYSGTVEWYNSSAVYDLLLLENQIPFFIVKTIYRFFSRHVATTWLLTNNISEFMEGTLYHFPKVITEANRPEDFYHLLHLCHKYLKPSHKFEYDYHQYAANPHCFQFVLDVSRKIFTCREEQNMFHELNLLNSMQQANRWRRAVEYHEAGMQFKKREFDEDNPHSLLDIRFRKGLMELPCLLIDDKSSLLFRNLLAFEQTCRQVGDDITAYFVLMSQLASTSADVALLAQKGIIVHQMESDEDVSTLFTKLSEYVAFDFNGEHYLKSLCCVMEAHYQSRINRWMAWLWHNHFSNPWLGFAAIASVFVVLCSVMQTVLAFLAYMG from the coding sequence ATGGCGACCGAAGAATACGATAGTAGCTATGATGTTGATATTGATGAGTTAGCTATTTCCATGAGGACAGATTTAAATCGATGCATGTCACTAGTTGAGGATCGCGGAAAAGGAAACAGGTGTTGCCCGATATGCAAAATAGTGCACCGCATTCGCCAAACTGACAGTAGTGCATTTGAGCCAAGTATTCTTTCAATTGGCCCTTATCATCATTCAGAGTTACCACTTCAAGCTATGGAAGCAGAGAAGTGGATATGTCTAGACTATATTCTTAAACTAAACTGTGAAGTTAGTTTGCGCGGGTGCCTGAGCTTGATTTCTGGACTGGAAAAAGAAGCAAGAGGCTATTACACCGAGGAGATAAACATGGATAGTGGAGAGTTCCTGCAGATGCTTCTACTAGATAGCTGTTTTATTCTTGTGTATCTTGGCAGTATATACGCACAAGGTGCTACCGTTGATGATGCGCAAATGACGGAAAACATGATATACGAGGGAAAGAGGGAAGCAAAGGACTTGAGCCACATGGATTCCGCCCCCTGCCAAAGTTTGAGTGGGCACTCAGCAGTGGACATTGAACTAAATCAAATGGACACACATACTGATAGTCGGAACCAGGGGGATTATAGTGGCACTGTAGAATGGTATAATAGTTCTGCTGTATATGACCTACTTTTGTTGGAGAACCAGATTCCCTTCTTCATTGTCAAGACAATTTATCGGTTCTTCTCACGTCATGTGGCAACTACTTGGTTACTCACGAATAACATTTCTGAATTCATGGAAGGCACTCTTTACCATTTCCCGAAAGTAATAACTGAGGCTAATAGGCCAGAAGATTTTTACCATCTGCTACACCTGTGTCATAAGTACCTGAAACCTAGTCACAAGTTTGAATATGACTATCATCAGTATGCTGCAAATCCTCATTGCTTCCAATTTGTACTTGATGTTAGCCGCAAGATCTTCACTTGTCGAGAGGAGCAAAACATGTTCCATGAGCTAAATTTGTTAAATTCAATGCAGCAGGCCAATCGATGGCGTAGGGCTGTGGAATATCATGAAGCGGGAATGCAGTTCAAGAAAAGGGAGTTTGATGAAGACAATCCTCATTCCCTATTGGACATTAGATTCAGAAAAGGTCTCATGGAATTACCATGTTTGCTGATCGATGATAAGTCTTCTTTGCTATTCAGAAATCTTTTAGCTTTTGAGCAAACATGTCGTCAAGTTGGAGATGACATCACTGCATATTTTGTGCTCATGTCCCAGCTTGCTAGTACGTCAGCTGATGTGGCTCTTCTTGCTCAGAAAGGGATTATAGTGCACCAGATGGAAAGCGATGAGGATGTATCAACTCTCTTCACCAAGCTTTCTGAGTATGTGGCGTTTGACTTCAATGGTGAACACTACCTGAAATCTCTGTGCTGTGTCATGGAAGCACACTACCAAAGTCGTATTAATAGGTGGATGGCATGGCTATGGCACAATCATTTCAGCAACCCATGGTTAGGTTTTGCTGCCATAGCTTCGGTTTTCGTAGTCCTCTGTAGTGTCATGCAAACTGTTCTTGCTTTCTTAGCATACATGGGATGA
- the LOC125506366 gene encoding uncharacterized protein LOC125506366, translating into MAINKVALVSAVLLLVISSAAAAAGRDVPPVLPKDNVLRDHGIMNTPEENGGRSESKIYAITQPIFHPPYVPPCASKAVRASGVTKDEKRC; encoded by the exons ATGGCGATCAACAAAGTAGCTCTCGTCTCAGCCGTGCTGTTGCTGGTGATCTCTtccgctgctgctgctgcagggAGAGATGTTCCTCCAGTCCTCCCCAAGGACAACGTTCTGCGCGACCACGGTATCATGAATACCCCAG AGGAGAACGGCGGTCGCTCCGAATCCAAGATATACGCCATCACGCAGCCAATATTCCATCCTCCCTACGTCCCACCTTGTGCTTCCAAGGCCGTTCGTGCGAGCGGGGTCACCAAGGACGAGAAGCGTTGTTAG